In one Andrena cerasifolii isolate SP2316 chromosome 2, iyAndCera1_principal, whole genome shotgun sequence genomic region, the following are encoded:
- the LOC143366192 gene encoding uncharacterized protein LOC143366192, translating to MDASFGPNQLGANEALTLTTPIRSQTSSSIPNSVNETEGHNQSIKHILKPAAVYKNYDLVSTQYIKYDNERKSNECTIQNSITTRGESVSNATTPTSSITSTPRSKNPNMSVKNKCLNTKSYDSHSMQNHTDINRDTNSYSVRSVSSPQLTIKPLARSKVYRKASLKSLNLSNSTIDNVAANHCNSIDLTLDTRIINISNCSVTSTDAKVPFTCLSETTQGKDSDDAKNKWNTGEVHITCNPLSTPYPYSTPHHNIMSETVTEPLDDEPKSRSCGSFLPILSLIPQTVVSFQYLSPKMKFSWWRNKIS from the coding sequence ATGGACGCTTCATTCGGCCCTAACCAGTTAGGAGCAAATGAAGCGCTTACCCTTACTACCCCTATCCGCTCTCAGACCTCCTCTTCTATTCCCAATTCCGTAAATGAAACAGAAGGACATAATCAATCTATAAAACATATACTAAAACCTGCAGCTGTTTACAAAAACTATGATCTTGTATCTACTCAATatataaaatatgataatgaaaGAAAATCCAACGAGTGCACTATACAAAACTCTATAACCACCCGAGGAGAAAGTGTGTCAAATGCTACAACACCCACGAGCTCAATTACATCCACACCTCGATCCAAGAATCCTAATATGTCCGTAAAAAATAAgtgtttaaatacaaaaagttaCGATAGCCACTCTATGCAGAATCATACGGATATTAATAGAGACACTAATTCCTACTCCGTACGATCTGTATCGTCGCCGCAGTTAACAATTAAACCCCTTGCGCGGTCGAAAGTTTATAGAAAAGCATCCTTAAAGTCATTGAATTTGTCAAACTCTACGATAGATAACGTTGCGGCAAATCATTGTAACAGTATTGACTTGACATTGGATACTCGTATAATCAATATTTCTAATTGTTCCGTCACCTCCACAGATGCAAAGGTACCTTTCACGTGCCTCTCTGAAACAACACAGGGGAAAGACTCAGACGATGcgaaaaataaatggaatacGGGGGAGGTACATATTACTTGTAATCCACTGTCAACGCCATATCCATATTCTACGCCTCATCATAACATTATGAGCGAAACTGTAACAGAGCCATTAGACGACGAACCAAAAAGTCGCAGCTGTGGAAGTTTTTTACCAATCTTATCTCTGATACCTCAAACGGTGGTCAGCTTTCAGTATTTAAGTCCGAAAATGAAATTCTCATGGTGGAGAAATAAAATCTCGTGA
- the LOC143366415 gene encoding coiled-coil domain-containing protein 6, with product MADRDSASESDSSSIDGGPIMMPPSPVTREQLQKRIESLQQHNRVLKVELETYKLRVKALQEENRGLRQASVIIQAKAEQEEEFISNTLLKKIQALKKEKETLAHHYEQEEECLTNDLSRKLNQLRQEKCRLEQTLEQEQECLVNKLMRKIEKLEAETLAKQSNLEQLRREKVELENTLEQEQEALVNKLWKRMDKLEAEKRMLQIKLDQPISDPTSPREINNGDTATSLSKHIQTLRSEVARLRHTLLISQQEHTEKMQRYVNEEKQIREENLRLQRKLQLEVERREALCRHLSESESSLEMEEERHYNEIVMSGGNIRNRTVSSPVPYNPSPSSSRPLSPGSSTREGFNTNRCYACGQPTAIPFASSSPPSTGHVVTSSNRRTSDRFVKPAIPPTIVSPGGPPMANTSTNTTGGSPMDIAKT from the exons ATGGCTGACCGTGATAGCGCATCCGAAAGCGATTCAAGCTCAATCGACGGAGGGCCAATAATGATGCCGCCGTCCCCTGTAACCAGGGAGCAACTTCAGAAAAGGATCGAGTCGTTGCAACAGCACAATCGTGTTCTCAAAGTTGAACTGGAAACGTATAAATTGAGGGTGAAGGCGTTGCAAGAAGAGAACCGTGGACTTCGTCAAGCCTCTGTCATTATA CAAGCTAAAGCTGAGCAAGAAGAAGAATTTATAAGTAACACGTTATTGAAGAAAATTCAGGCActtaagaaagaaaaagagacaTTAGCGCATCACTATGAGCAAGAAGAAGAATGCTTAACAAATGATTTGTCAAGAAAGTTGAATCAATTGCGCCAAGAGAAATGTCGACTGGAGCAAACTTTGGAACAAGAACAAGAGTGTCTTGTGAATAAATTGATGAGGAAGATCGAGAAACTTGAGGCAGAAACACTTGCGAAACAAAGTAATTTAGAACAGCTGCGAAGAGAAAAGGTCGAGCTAGAAAATACGCTTGAGCAGGAACAAGAAgcattagtaaataaattatggaaaagaaTGGACAAGTTGGAGGCAGAGAAAAGAATGCTTCAGATAAAATTAGACCAACCTATATCAGATCCTACATCGCCGAGAGAAATTAATAATGGCGATACTGCTACTAGTCTAAGTAAACATATTCAAACTTTAAGAAGCGAAGTGGCCAGACTAAGACATACGCTGCTCATCTCGCAACAAGAAC ATACGGAGAAGATGCAACGATACGTAAATGAAGAAAAACAAATTCGTGAAGAAAATTTGAGACTTCAAAGAAAGTTACAATTAGAAGTAGAGCGTCGTGAAGCTTTATGTAGACATCTTTCGGAATCAGAATCCAG tttGGAAATGGAAGAAGAACGGCACTATAATGAGATTGTGATGTCTGGTGGGAATATAAGAAATCGTACTGTTTCCAGCCCTGTGCCGTATAATCCTTCGCCTAGTTCCTCTAGACCGTTAAGTCCAG GTTCATCAACCAGAGAAGGATTTAATACAAACCGATGTTACGCTTGTGGTCAACCCACTGCAATTCCATTCGCAAGTTCATCACCTCCTTCCACG GGTCACGTGGTAACTTCATCCAATAGACGCACATCAGACAGATTTGTTAAACCTGCAATCCCGCCGACTATCGTAAGTCCAGGTGGTCCACCAATGGCTAATACGTCTACAAACACAACTGGCGGATCACCAATGGATATTGCTAAAACATAA
- the LOC143366194 gene encoding uncharacterized protein LOC143366194 isoform X2, which translates to MDDSTIASILSSSSFSPCSPNEVAIRPGDCVEGGVEEWLEDEALPGFRVWQLAGIILSILLSILIGLCCCIRFRVPRTKQEIEADYIRKKITKSFRQELSKISNTEMDDMDLKKALNKIQNKFDTETHEVQKEHQETTRKCIQHGLRSRFNAMFRGIQFTKHEHTQPDNII; encoded by the exons ATGGATGACTCAACTATCGCATCAATTTTATCTTCGTCGTCTTTCTCGCCATGCTCACCTAACGAAGTAGCTATACGTCCAGGGGACTGTGTCGAAGGTGGAGTCGAAGAATGGTTGGAGGATGAAGCATTACCGGGGTTTCGTGTTTGGCAGCTCGCtggcataattctttctatctTGCTTAGTATACTCATCGGACTTTGCTGTTGCATCCGATTTAGAGTACCGCGAACTAAGCAAGAAATAGAGGCTGATTATATACGGAAAAAGATAACGAAAAGCTTTAGACAGGAATTATCTAAAATTAGTAACACAGAGATGGACGACATGGATTTAAAGAAAG CATTGAATAAAATCCAAAATAAGTTTGACACGGAGACGCATGAGGTACAGAAAGAGCATCAGGAAACGACGCGCAAATGTATACAACATGGATTACGATCAAGATTCAATGCAATGTTTAGAGGCATTCAGTTTACGAAACACGAGCATACTCAACCTGACAatataatttga
- the LOC143366194 gene encoding uncharacterized protein LOC143366194 isoform X1: MNEFHFNLRKGIYSSDLFEQLTIFSRCVTKEMDDSTIASILSSSSFSPCSPNEVAIRPGDCVEGGVEEWLEDEALPGFRVWQLAGIILSILLSILIGLCCCIRFRVPRTKQEIEADYIRKKITKSFRQELSKISNTEMDDMDLKKALNKIQNKFDTETHEVQKEHQETTRKCIQHGLRSRFNAMFRGIQFTKHEHTQPDNII, from the exons atgaacgaattTCATTTCAATCTACGAAAAGGAATTTACTCTTCGGATCTATTCGAGCAACTGACAATTTTCAGTCGTTGCGTTACGAAGGAAATGGATGACTCAACTATCGCATCAATTTTATCTTCGTCGTCTTTCTCGCCATGCTCACCTAACGAAGTAGCTATACGTCCAGGGGACTGTGTCGAAGGTGGAGTCGAAGAATGGTTGGAGGATGAAGCATTACCGGGGTTTCGTGTTTGGCAGCTCGCtggcataattctttctatctTGCTTAGTATACTCATCGGACTTTGCTGTTGCATCCGATTTAGAGTACCGCGAACTAAGCAAGAAATAGAGGCTGATTATATACGGAAAAAGATAACGAAAAGCTTTAGACAGGAATTATCTAAAATTAGTAACACAGAGATGGACGACATGGATTTAAAGAAAG CATTGAATAAAATCCAAAATAAGTTTGACACGGAGACGCATGAGGTACAGAAAGAGCATCAGGAAACGACGCGCAAATGTATACAACATGGATTACGATCAAGATTCAATGCAATGTTTAGAGGCATTCAGTTTACGAAACACGAGCATACTCAACCTGACAatataatttga
- the Samdc gene encoding S-adenosylmethionine decarboxylase — protein sequence MATTKDDSTDSVQFFEGVEKLLEIWFTSSSSINRKQGDLRQIPQRKWQSLLKIVRCEIISICRTEQVDAYVLSESSMFLSKRRLILKTCGTTTPLQCLEPLLELVKEYTGFEEVENVFYSRKNYKKPELQISPHQAFEEEVALLDTFFPDGEAYCLGSVDTDCWYLYTLNREKSVDEPSEPDQTLEILMTHLDPEVMAIFTRDVCSSADEATQKSGIDKLISNMIIDDFLFEPCGYSMNGVSKSGNYMTIHITPESEFSYVSFESNIPEASYEEIIRRVLNTFKPKKFVVTVFANKESVAASCPRDLEQTDYLKCSGDWLRTDVQYCRFKNYDLTCAFYSRFPS from the exons ATGGCAACCACCAAAGACGACAGCACCGACAGTGTGCAATTCTTCGAAGGCGTGGAGAAACTCCTTGAGATTTGGTTCACGAGCAGCAGCAGCATAAACAGAAAGCAGGGCGATCTAAGGCAGATTCCTCA ACGAAAATGGCAGTCATTGCTGAAGATCGTTCGCTGCGAGATTATCAGCATCTGCCGCACCGAACAAGTGGATGCTTACGTCCTCAG TGAAAGCAGCATGTTCCTATCAAAGCGCAGGCTTATCCTGAAAACTTGTGGTACAACTACGCCCCTTCAATGTTTGGAGCCACTTTTGGAGCTTGTGAAGGAGTATACCGGTTTTGAAGAAGTAGAg AATGTATTTTACTCgaggaaaaattataagaagccAGAGTTGCAGATATCGCCGCATCAAGCATTCGAAGAAGAAGTTGCTCTGCTCGACACGTTCTTCCCTG ATGGAGAAGCTTATTGTTTGGGTTCCGTTGATACGGATTGTTGGTACTTGTATACTCTGAATCGAGAGAAATCTGTGGATGAGCCCTCGGAGCCAGATCAAACTCTGGAGATTCTGATGACTCACTTGGACCCAGAAGTGATGGCTATCTTTACTAGAGACGTGTGCTCGTCTGCGGACGAAGCGACTCAGAAGTCAGGAATCGATAAACTTATTTCAAATATGATTATAGATGATTTCTTGTTTGAGCCTTGTGGATATTCAATGAACGGAGTATCAAAAAGT GGGAATTACATGACTATTCACATTACACCGGAGTCAGAGTTCTCGTACGTGTCATTTGAGAGTAACATTCCAGAGGCATCGTATGAGGAGATAATACGACGTGTCCTGAACACGTTCAAGCCGAAAAAATTCGTTGTTACCGTGTTCGCTAACAAAGAATCCGTAGCTGCTAGTTGTCCACGTGATTTGGAACAAACTGATTATCTGAAATGTTCCGGCGACTGGCTGCGCACCGATGTTCAGTATTGTCGGTTCAAGAATTACGATTTGACCTGTGCATTTTACTCAAGATTCCCAAGCTGA
- the LOC143366416 gene encoding guided entry of tail-anchored proteins factor 1: MNLLVVSTVSCVLGYVVPILIEYITSRLYTATKHTMELRSELFNLKQEMIGISIVDEFAKYAKLQRKYNKLEGTLKEKANERLSSRLKVQVFVTGGFHILNGLFMVVLLFLHRNKPVIVLPRGTLWPLQNLLSWPCYHEDSISLVVWFVIARLVMSMCKKVNTT, translated from the exons ATGAATTTACTCGTAGTATCGACTGTAAGTTGTGTCTTAGGATATGTTGTGCCAATTTTAATTGAATAT ATTACGTCTCGTTTGTACACAGCCACAAAACATACTATGGAATTGCGAAGCGAGCTGTTTAACCTGAAACAGGAAATGATTGGAATATCCATAGTCGATGAGTTTGCAAAGTATGCAAAACTTCAACGTAAATACAATAAGCTAGAAGgcactttaaaagaaaaag CAAATGAACGATTGTCTTCCAGATTGAAGGTTCAGGTGTTTGTGACCGGTGGTTTTCATATATTAAAT GGTTTGTTCATGGTGGTTTTATTATTTCTACACCGTAATAAACCTGTAATAGTTCTACCAAGAGGCACATTATGGCCGCTACAAAATTTACTAAGTTGGCCGTGTTACCATGAAGATTCGATTTCCTTAGTCGTATGGTTTGTGATCGCCAGATTAGTCATGTCCATGTGTAAAAAAGTTAATACAACATAA
- the LOC143366417 gene encoding LOW QUALITY PROTEIN: U3 small nucleolar RNA-associated protein 14 homolog A (The sequence of the model RefSeq protein was modified relative to this genomic sequence to represent the inferred CDS: substituted 1 base at 1 genomic stop codon) — protein sequence MSDLEFLDDTEQDVSESHSKLLEAVSQLDKGQRVKRAERNEPTLEVSEFHLVKSGISDKDAVRVHDLAKVLGRKGHHLDIAKSLEAAKKKKLNVLEKPLEKPAADRIKRITGFENTKTELKKWNAIITKHRVAKTLHFPLNQSSMRLEPTKQFVNRFRIQSDLEKELAALEPQKENIEEKDDEFSLTLKEIVMKRKEAARVRAQQSYREAKARRQNKIKSKKFHRVQRKQRIKVQLKEFEELQKTNPEAALEKLEQLDKTRAEERMSLRHKSTGQWAKSKQVRAKYDKETRQELAQQLKISRELSQKIRKPNDSEEEGENGNATIQSLVTDKENPWVGNIKTGTEIDEFVTGYRKYWDEQNKKLQNQELDGNNKGETEIKQDSHPLPTLKGTFKKSLIHVFSTSYKVSNXILYIETPEIQNHKKATKRTSNKRVTSSDNMAYDVESSKIQDRKEETGVAKSNDENITHRPSNRTVKRKSLDDNETSNKSAKIQKKNLNKIRATSAWNVESVENDDAQNVFDLSKLNIPNNDQISKMFDMAEEKMQDQIKSKFERVAEKYNRVTKKQKVKKNVQFKEVNEFDGLEMQANNHRPILDTALDERVNDSSLDLNTESNYARSTEYNNNLSPHQSDASKTEIDPNKYINVKPKHLNTALPADITGGDDALDDSENDDEKHNVISEAFADDDVVEEFRKEKQEEVEKSKPKDIDLTLPGWGSWGGKNIKVSNRKKKRFILKFPKDLPRKDENKGDVIIFEEENAKIKEHQVTELPYPFTSVKDYESSVRMPIGRNFVPENAHRKLIAPAVQTKLGEIIEPMSEDVLVKMEEKKRRKPMNKNKSKLPKKKKVK from the exons ATGAGTGATTTGGAATTTTTAGATGATACAGAGCAAGATGTATCAGAATCTCATTCTAAACTGCTTGAAGCTGTATCGCAGCTTGATAAAGGACAAAG GGTAAAAAGAGCAGAAAGGAATGAACCTACTCTAGAAGTATCAGAATTTCATTTAGTAAAAAGTGGAATATCTGACAAAGATGCAGTTCGTGTGCATGATTTAGCAAAGGTATTAGGTAGAAAGGGTCATCATCTTGATATCGCCAAAAGTCTAGAAGCTGCAAAGAAGAAGAAACTAAACGTTCTAGAAAAACCTTTGGAAAAACCTGCTGCAGATAGA ataaaaaGGATAACTGGTTTTGAAAATACGaaaacagaattaaaaaaatggaaTGCCATAATAACGAAACACAGAGTAGCAAAGACACTCCATTTTCCATTAAATCAGTCATCGATGCGATTAGAACCAACAAAGCAATTTGTAAATCGATTTAGGATTCAATCAGACTTAGAGAAAGAACTCGCTGCATTAGAGCCGCAAAAGGAGAATATCGAGGAGAAAGATGACGAATTCTCGTTGACTCTGAAAGAAATTGTTATGAAGAGGAAAGAAGCTGCGAGAGTTAGAGCGCAACaa TCTTATAGAGAAGCAAAAGCTCGTCGTCAAAACAAAATTAAGAGTAAAAAGTTTCACCGTGTCCAAAGGAAGCAAAGAATAAAAgttcaattaaaagaattcgAAGAGTTACAGAAAACTAATCCAGAAGCTGCTCTGGAAAAACTTGAACAATTAGATAAAACCAGAGCGGAAGAACGAATGTCGTTAAGGCATAAAAGTACGGGGCAATGGGCCAAATCCAAGCAAGTCAGGGCAAAGTACGATAAAGAA ACTCGACAGGAACTTGCGCAACAGTTAAAAATCAGTCGAGAATTAAGTCAAAAGATAAGGAAACCAAATGATAGCGAAGAAGAAGGTGAAAATGGCAATGCGACAATACAGTCTTTAGTCACCGATAAAGAAAATCCTTGGGTGGGCAATATTAAAACTGGAACTGAAATAGACGAATTTGTTACCGGTTACCGTAAATATTGggatgaacaaaataaaaaattgcaaaatcagGAATTAGATGGTAATAACAAAGGCGAAACTGAAATTAAACAAGATTCACATCCTCTTCCTACTTTGAAAGgtacatttaaaaaatcactAATACATGTATTTAGTACAAGCTACAAAGTATCGAATTAAATTCTATACATAGAGACTCCTGAAATTCAGAACCATAAAAAGGCAACAAAAAGAACATCTAATAAACGCGTGACTTCGTCAGACA ATATGGCTTATGATGTGGAATCATCAAAAATTCAAGATCGTAAGGAAGAGACTGGAGTAGCAAAATCTAATGATGAAAACATAACGCACAGACCATCAAATAGAACTGTTAAACGAAAATCATTGGACGATAATGAAACATCTAATAAATCAgcgaaaatacagaaaaagaatttaaacaaaatcagGGCCACTTCTGCTTGGAATGTAGAGTCCGTAGAAAATGATGACGCCCAAAATGTGTTTGATCTTTCGAAACTTAATATTCCGAATAATGATCAAATAAGTAAAATGTTTGATATGGCGGAAGAAAAAATGCAGGATCAAATTAAATCGAAATTTGAACGTGTTGCAGAGAAATATAATAGGGTTACGAAGAAGCAAAAAGTGAAAAAGAATGTTCAGTTCAAAGAAGTCAATGAGTTCGATGGACTCGAAATGCAGGCTAATAATCATAGGCCTATTCTAGATACAGCTTTAGACGAACGTGTTAACGAcagtagtttggatttaaaCACCGAATCGAATTACGCTAGAAGCACagaatacaataataatttgTCTCCACATCAATCAGATGCATCTAAGACTGAGATAGATccaaataaatacataaatgtgAAGCCCAAGCACCTGAATACAGCCCTTCCAGCTGACATTACAGGAGGCGACGATGCATTGGACGACAGTGAGAACGACGACGAAAAGCATAACGTAATAAGTGAAGCATTTGCCGATGACGATGTCGTAGAAGAATTTAGGAAAGAAAAGCAAGAGGAG GTGGAGAAGTCTAAACCTAAGGACATCGACTTAACACTACCAGGATGGGGTAGTTGGGGTGGCAAAAATATCAAAGTATCAAATCGTAAAAAGAAACGTTTCATTTTAAAGTTCCCCAAAGATCTACCCCGTAAGGATGAGAATAAAGGCGATGTGATTATATTTGAAGAAGAGAATGCTAAAATAAAGGAACATCAAGTTACTGAGTTGCCGTATCCGTTTACAAGCGTCAAGGATTATGAATCAAGCGTGAGAATGCCGATAGGCAGGAACTTCGTGCCTGAAAATGCTCACAGAAAGTTAATCGCGCCTGCTGTTCAGACAAAGCTGGGGGAAATTATTGAACCAATGAGTGAGGATGTTTTAGTTAAGATGGAGGAAAAGAAACGGCGAAAACCCATGAATAAGAATAAAAGTAAACTGCCTaagaagaaaaaagtaaaataa
- the LOC143378733 gene encoding nuclear nucleic acid-binding protein C1D, with the protein MDMDFEELSHDPDLIAKIKQFRDATVRIEDTIKFATDLDVYEKLSNADKIKYDLLMSYSLNSMFWMYLRAEGIDPTKHRIKSENDRLKKSMVRSKQIEDRNTLMPRLNKDAAKRFVRNGLWEIKNNKQGSKNSKDKNERNPTES; encoded by the exons ATGGATATGGATTTTGAGGAACTTTCACATGACCCTGATctcattgcaaaaattaaacaatttcgtGATGCTACAGTGAGAATCGAAGATACAATTAAATTTGCTACAGATTTGGACGTATACGAGAAACTTTCAAATGCGGATAAAATTAAATATGATTTATTGATGTCGTACAGTTTGAACAGTATGTTTTGGATGTACTTGAGGGCAGAAG GAATTGACCCAACCAAACATagaataaaatcagaaaacgatCGCCTGAAGAAGTCCATGGTACGTTCGAAACAGATCGAGGACAGAAACACTCTGATGCCACGTTTAAATAAAGATGCTGCAAAAAGATTTGTTAGAAATGGATTGTGGGAAATAAAAAACAACAAGCAAGGATCTAAAAACAGTAAAGATAAAAATGAACGTAACCCTACTGAATCTTGA